One part of the Brevinematales bacterium genome encodes these proteins:
- a CDS encoding polyprenol monophosphomannose synthase translates to MKGLVIIPTYNELDNITRIIPEILAQDKELDVLVVDDGSPDGTAGAVKGMMKKSKKIHILEREKKSGLGRAYIAGFRWSLENGYDYVIEMDADFSHDPGELGLLITAMRNGKDAVFGSRYIHGVRVLNWDMKRLILSAVGNSYARFATGVKLTDLTGGYNLYTRKVLEGLNLDRITSNGYSFQIEMKSKTVFKKFTVEEVPIIFRDRSQGATKMSGGIVNEALFKCWRIRFDKWFKKY, encoded by the coding sequence TTGAAAGGCCTTGTAATCATCCCTACATACAACGAACTGGATAATATAACCCGGATTATCCCGGAAATCCTCGCGCAGGATAAGGAGCTCGACGTCTTAGTGGTGGACGACGGTTCGCCCGACGGGACTGCCGGCGCGGTCAAGGGTATGATGAAGAAGAGTAAGAAAATTCATATTCTCGAACGCGAGAAAAAGTCCGGCCTCGGGCGCGCGTATATCGCGGGGTTCCGCTGGTCGCTCGAGAACGGGTACGACTATGTGATCGAGATGGACGCGGATTTCTCGCACGACCCCGGCGAACTGGGACTCCTGATTACCGCGATGCGGAACGGGAAGGACGCCGTATTCGGGTCGCGTTATATCCACGGGGTACGGGTGCTGAACTGGGACATGAAACGCCTGATCCTGAGCGCGGTGGGCAATTCCTACGCGCGGTTCGCCACGGGGGTAAAACTCACCGACCTCACCGGCGGGTATAACCTCTACACCCGCAAGGTGCTCGAGGGGCTGAACCTCGACAGGATTACCTCCAACGGGTACTCGTTCCAGATAGAGATGAAGTCCAAGACGGTGTTCAAGAAGTTTACGGTCGAGGAAGTGCCGATTATTTTCCGCGACCGTTCGCAGGGCGCGACCAAGATGAGCGGGGGGATTGTCAACGAGGCGTTATTCAAATGCTGGAGAATCCGTTTCGATAAATGGTTCAAGAAGTATTAG
- a CDS encoding nucleotidyltransferase domain-containing protein, with translation MVDYIEIAKEIRNEKYPDSDSVLLAGSIVRNEETKYSDLDIIVIYKCLQKAYRESFIYSGVLVETFVHDPETIDYFLEKYDKSSSSSALSQMIVEGIEIPYSTPLSREIKKKAHGYILAGPNELDEQTNNNMRYAITNLIDDIRDYKNKSELLGTLSYLYISLSEFYFKANGCWAGTDKYVSRLMKKYNADLENKVFDAFNTAIKDENIDKVIKITEDILKPFGGFLFDGYRFDATEEMRMRKQ, from the coding sequence ATGGTTGACTATATCGAAATCGCAAAAGAAATACGAAATGAGAAGTATCCTGATAGTGATTCAGTATTACTTGCAGGATCAATAGTCAGAAATGAAGAAACGAAATACTCTGACCTTGATATAATTGTTATTTATAAGTGTTTGCAAAAGGCGTACAGGGAATCATTTATTTACAGTGGTGTTTTAGTAGAAACATTTGTCCATGATCCTGAAACCATTGATTACTTTTTAGAGAAATATGATAAAAGTAGTAGTTCTTCAGCTTTATCACAAATGATTGTAGAGGGTATTGAGATTCCGTATTCTACTCCCCTATCAAGAGAAATAAAGAAAAAAGCTCATGGATATATTCTGGCTGGGCCAAATGAACTAGATGAGCAGACCAACAATAATATGAGATATGCAATTACAAATCTCATAGACGATATTCGTGATTACAAAAACAAATCAGAGCTTTTAGGAACATTATCATATCTTTACATTTCTTTATCCGAGTTCTATTTCAAAGCAAATGGATGCTGGGCTGGAACTGATAAGTATGTATCTCGCTTAATGAAAAAGTATAATGCTGATTTAGAAAATAAGGTTTTTGATGCCTTTAACACTGCGATTAAGGACGAAAATATTGATAAAGTTATTAAAATCACAGAAGATATTTTAAAGCCGTTTGGAGGATTTTTATTTGATGGATATAGGTTTGATGCCACTGAAGAAATGAGAATGCGGAAACAATAG
- a CDS encoding flavodoxin, translating to MKIGIIVHSKTGNTLSVALKIQEKLIAGGHSAEIGKVIPVDEQVYDAQSVRLQTSPSIDKYDALVLCASVRGGKLSPAMAAYLNGIRSFSGKKAACLLTQFFPFSAWGGNQAMAQMTGILKSKGAEVPGNAIVHWGSFSRSKQIADAVNTLSALFY from the coding sequence ATGAAAATCGGCATCATCGTGCATTCCAAGACCGGTAATACGCTGTCGGTTGCGCTGAAAATACAGGAGAAGCTTATCGCGGGAGGGCATTCCGCCGAGATCGGGAAGGTAATACCTGTCGACGAGCAGGTCTACGATGCGCAAAGCGTCCGACTCCAGACAAGCCCGTCGATAGATAAATACGACGCGTTGGTACTCTGCGCGTCCGTCAGAGGGGGTAAACTTTCGCCCGCGATGGCGGCGTACTTGAACGGGATCCGTTCGTTCTCGGGCAAAAAGGCCGCGTGCCTGCTGACCCAATTCTTCCCGTTCTCCGCGTGGGGCGGGAATCAGGCTATGGCGCAAATGACGGGCATCCTGAAATCGAAGGGCGCGGAGGTTCCGGGGAACGCGATCGTACATTGGGGGAGTTTCAGCCGGAGCAAACAGATCGCCGACGCGGTAAACACCCTGAGCGCGTTATTTTATTAG
- a CDS encoding DUF4386 domain-containing protein has translation MSVNFQESFPDIAEWKGIFKFAIFAAIYMIAVIPVQAVIFMVSPPPQTVIDFFTLFQQNRLLGLLDLDLLLTIDYLLIIPMYIAIYVVLRRDEKSWSTLALILGIVSIVLYIVSREATFTMMSLSDQYFAAATDAQKNALLAAGQTLLAIYNGSTFDISYILGATTTLIISILMLRSRFFRKPVAVTGIITASMMFIPPTAGTIGIWVSMLSLIPTIVWLVFMARDFVRLNKSASRKV, from the coding sequence ATGAGCGTCAATTTTCAGGAATCGTTCCCCGACATCGCGGAGTGGAAGGGTATTTTCAAATTCGCCATCTTCGCGGCGATTTATATGATCGCGGTCATCCCCGTGCAGGCTGTGATCTTTATGGTCTCCCCGCCGCCGCAGACTGTGATCGATTTCTTCACGTTATTCCAGCAGAACAGGCTCCTCGGCCTCTTGGACCTCGATCTCCTGCTGACCATCGACTATCTGCTGATCATCCCGATGTACATAGCGATCTACGTCGTTCTCCGGCGGGATGAGAAGTCATGGTCGACCCTCGCCCTGATCCTCGGAATAGTAAGTATTGTCCTCTATATCGTATCGCGCGAGGCGACGTTCACAATGATGTCGCTCAGCGATCAGTACTTCGCGGCGGCCACGGACGCGCAGAAAAACGCGCTCCTCGCGGCGGGACAGACCCTGCTCGCTATCTACAACGGATCGACGTTCGATATCAGCTATATCCTGGGCGCGACTACCACTTTAATCATCTCGATCCTCATGCTGCGGAGCCGTTTTTTCCGAAAGCCCGTCGCGGTCACGGGGATTATTACCGCTTCGATGATGTTCATTCCCCCGACTGCGGGCACGATCGGGATCTGGGTCTCGATGCTTTCGCTTATCCCGACGATCGTATGGCTGGTATTTATGGCGCGCGATTTCGTCCGCCTGAACAAATCCGCATCGCGGAAGGTCTAG
- a CDS encoding helix-turn-helix transcriptional regulator, with protein MKHLDIFIHFICLLSGIITALLGFLLYLKYRIKPILSYSLFIFSTTLTVSFTTFFSYVTYFVYTGSNALYQITGTLIFALFISIINLTFTLFANGIMKKPLTPAKKAIVGLPWLIIFASAVIAAVYNSGKPAIVYPPFLNISFGANLGILFLSFIGYCILIFLNLKKMDNPDLRKALKALALVILIDIPIQTSIIIVTGNPTLIMLGRNLLYLAINIVSVVFAAKYFFIKTPSIMEKIEIGGSFMEKYSLTAREKEIIELLLSGLSIKEISAKLFRSFKTVNNHIYNIYQKTGSGNKMELLNLIKDHSL; from the coding sequence ATGAAGCATCTCGATATCTTCATTCATTTTATCTGTCTCTTATCGGGCATTATCACCGCCCTGTTGGGATTCCTGCTGTATCTGAAGTACCGGATAAAACCCATCCTGAGCTATTCGTTATTCATATTCAGCACCACCCTTACCGTATCCTTCACCACGTTCTTCAGTTATGTCACCTATTTCGTCTACACCGGGAGTAACGCGCTTTACCAGATTACCGGTACGCTGATCTTCGCGCTTTTTATCTCGATTATCAATCTCACCTTCACCCTTTTCGCTAACGGGATTATGAAAAAGCCCCTCACGCCGGCGAAGAAGGCGATAGTCGGACTGCCGTGGCTGATCATCTTCGCGTCGGCGGTTATCGCGGCAGTCTATAACTCCGGCAAGCCCGCTATTGTATACCCGCCGTTTCTGAATATTTCCTTCGGCGCAAATCTGGGTATCCTTTTCCTGTCGTTTATCGGGTATTGCATCCTGATATTCCTGAACCTGAAAAAGATGGACAATCCCGACCTGCGGAAGGCGCTGAAAGCGCTCGCGCTCGTGATTTTAATCGATATCCCCATCCAGACCTCGATCATCATTGTTACGGGCAACCCGACGCTGATTATGCTGGGGCGCAACCTCCTTTACCTCGCGATCAATATCGTGAGCGTCGTCTTCGCTGCCAAGTACTTTTTTATCAAAACCCCGTCGATTATGGAAAAAATCGAGATCGGCGGGAGTTTCATGGAGAAATATTCGCTGACCGCGCGCGAGAAGGAGATCATAGAACTTCTCCTGAGCGGGCTGTCGATCAAGGAGATCAGCGCGAAGCTGTTCCGTTCGTTCAAGACGGTAAACAACCATATCTACAATATTTACCAGAAAACCGGCTCCGGTAATAAGATGGAACTCCTCAATCTCATCAAAGATCACTCATTATAG
- a CDS encoding lytic transglycosylase domain-containing protein, translated as MFGTFRGEKFLKLEFLISAILLMSALVFSFESKKYKIDSTIEKNYEQLVVFKDLCAKLDKSGGSQTEILDVIAGLNTLKEGDFVLKGDVELTLASAYVKLGDTQKAKDILGYLAGNGDDTITRADAVMTLAMRYINNEKSPSAAIALLEKYRSYFKGYRTDEYYLTLALQYNDIGNPVTAAQYISLASYIPDNYTDLYKRLTTLNWANYTRENKLKIIAMFYRLGLLKDATDLIGQYIAEFNPHPKEAETLLLELVTQTTKPYVADLLDRLAKNPQYEAVAGEMKPFLSGTAGTLQSDSAKVRGAYYYGLLSGLSGIKSYNSSLAMQYYSKFLDGDIDMDYAKKNLTLAIRNLLAYKKYADITNITMQTYRKLGIENGPDGIEKGISFWNGYSLYRYGKYDLALKEFEKSIAARPDDYFAENAKDYILKVLKEQKLSLEEYLSRLEYLYITVTDANQKLFYAKVLFSFRKGYGKEILREKIIGLISKQSYNPIYTYTDDLIRAFQMNANYTKFVIYMRIGFEDKAKAILSSAGINDPLVQQFFILREYISYRNFDYAASFMWEETRDSSLNDNFAFLPKDLRILYYPQPYEGEVQMALSRVINDQIDKNLIYAIIRAESLYMPKARSYVGAKGLMQLMPATANWMSASLLGKKDVDLYDTGLNILLGTAYLSDNIKAYGYISAIAAYNSGYSIIKKTKERYSPDNELILMEIIPYKETRDYIIKILRNYYRYSDIYDSEPLKVKSPPVKAII; from the coding sequence ATGTTCGGTACCTTCCGCGGGGAGAAGTTCCTGAAACTTGAGTTCCTGATAAGTGCCATTCTTCTCATGTCGGCTTTAGTCTTTTCATTTGAAAGCAAGAAATATAAAATTGACTCGACTATCGAAAAGAACTACGAACAACTGGTCGTGTTTAAAGACCTTTGCGCGAAGCTGGATAAATCCGGCGGTTCGCAGACGGAGATTCTCGATGTTATCGCCGGGCTGAATACGCTTAAAGAGGGAGATTTCGTCCTGAAGGGCGACGTCGAACTGACGCTCGCGTCGGCGTATGTGAAGCTCGGGGATACCCAGAAGGCGAAGGATATCCTCGGATACCTCGCCGGGAACGGGGACGATACGATCACCCGGGCGGACGCGGTGATGACGCTCGCGATGCGTTATATCAATAACGAGAAATCCCCTTCCGCCGCCATCGCGCTCCTGGAGAAGTACCGTTCGTACTTCAAGGGATACCGCACCGACGAGTATTACCTGACCCTCGCGCTCCAGTATAACGATATCGGAAATCCGGTGACCGCCGCGCAGTATATATCGCTCGCGTCGTATATCCCCGATAACTACACCGACCTCTATAAACGTCTGACGACCCTGAACTGGGCGAATTATACCCGTGAGAACAAGCTGAAGATTATCGCGATGTTCTACCGGCTGGGCCTCCTGAAGGACGCGACCGACCTGATCGGGCAGTACATCGCGGAATTCAACCCGCACCCCAAGGAGGCGGAGACGCTTCTATTGGAACTGGTCACGCAGACGACGAAACCCTATGTAGCCGACCTGCTCGACCGTCTGGCGAAAAATCCGCAGTACGAGGCGGTCGCCGGGGAAATGAAACCGTTCCTTTCCGGTACCGCCGGGACTCTGCAAAGCGATTCCGCGAAAGTGCGCGGCGCGTATTACTACGGTCTCCTGTCCGGGTTGTCCGGCATCAAGAGCTATAATTCCTCGCTCGCCATGCAGTACTACTCGAAGTTCCTCGACGGCGATATCGATATGGATTACGCCAAGAAGAACCTGACCCTCGCGATACGCAACCTGCTCGCCTATAAAAAATATGCCGATATCACGAATATCACGATGCAGACATACCGGAAGCTGGGGATCGAAAACGGCCCCGATGGTATCGAGAAAGGTATTTCGTTCTGGAACGGATACAGTCTGTACCGTTACGGGAAATACGACCTCGCGTTGAAGGAGTTCGAGAAATCGATCGCGGCGCGCCCGGACGATTATTTCGCCGAGAACGCGAAGGACTATATTTTGAAGGTGTTGAAGGAACAGAAGCTCTCCCTCGAGGAATACCTCAGCCGTCTGGAGTATCTGTATATCACCGTGACCGACGCGAACCAGAAACTCTTCTACGCGAAGGTGCTTTTCTCGTTCAGGAAGGGTTACGGTAAGGAAATACTCCGCGAGAAAATTATCGGCCTGATATCGAAACAGTCATACAACCCTATTTATACCTATACCGACGACCTGATCCGGGCGTTCCAGATGAACGCGAACTATACCAAGTTCGTGATCTATATGCGCATCGGATTCGAGGATAAGGCCAAGGCGATCCTCTCATCGGCGGGCATCAACGATCCGCTGGTGCAGCAATTCTTCATCCTCCGCGAGTATATCTCCTACCGGAATTTCGATTACGCCGCGTCTTTCATGTGGGAGGAGACCCGGGATTCGTCCCTGAATGACAACTTCGCGTTCCTGCCGAAAGACCTCCGCATATTGTACTACCCCCAGCCTTATGAGGGAGAGGTGCAGATGGCGTTGTCGCGTGTGATAAACGACCAGATCGATAAGAACCTGATCTACGCGATTATCCGCGCCGAGAGTCTCTATATGCCTAAGGCGCGTTCGTATGTCGGAGCGAAGGGTTTGATGCAGCTCATGCCCGCGACCGCGAACTGGATGTCCGCAAGCCTGCTCGGTAAAAAGGACGTGGACCTGTACGACACCGGTCTGAATATCCTGCTCGGTACGGCGTACCTCAGCGATAATATCAAGGCCTACGGGTATATCTCCGCTATCGCGGCCTATAACAGCGGGTACTCGATCATCAAAAAGACTAAGGAACGGTACAGCCCCGATAACGAACTGATCCTGATGGAGATTATCCCGTATAAAGAAACGCGGGATTATATCATCAAGATACTGCGGAACTATTACCGTTATTCGGATATCTACGACAGCGAGCCGCTGAAGGTGAAATCCCCGCCGGTGAAGGCGATTATTTGA
- a CDS encoding sugar kinase: MAIVAVGSLAYDSIRTPSGSKERILGGSLTHFSNAAAFLSKPRLVGVVGDDFGEPEWEFIRRKSSAIDGVSVLKGEKSFFWKGYYTKDFDSAITEVTELNAFAKFKPVVPESYRNDDYLLFLANIDPKIQLDVAKQCKNSKLIILDTMNYWIKSTPDALKEAMKNVDGVIINEGEAELLSGGEKNMIKAAEALFMPNFKIMILKKGSHGVMIFGRDFLVTLPAFPVKDVIDPTGAGDSFAGAFVSYIDSNNLYDFDRDGIKRAAAYATIVASYSVQGFGVDGIDVISPMDIDHRLKEFQSIASF, encoded by the coding sequence ATGGCAATAGTGGCAGTAGGTTCTTTAGCATACGACAGTATTCGGACGCCCTCAGGCTCTAAGGAGCGGATACTGGGCGGGTCGTTGACGCATTTTTCCAACGCGGCGGCGTTCCTATCCAAGCCGAGGCTGGTGGGCGTAGTCGGCGATGATTTCGGCGAGCCCGAATGGGAATTTATCCGCCGCAAATCGTCCGCGATCGACGGGGTCTCAGTCCTCAAGGGTGAAAAATCGTTCTTCTGGAAGGGGTATTATACCAAGGATTTCGACAGCGCGATTACCGAGGTTACCGAGCTGAATGCGTTCGCCAAATTTAAGCCGGTTGTCCCCGAGAGTTACCGTAACGACGATTACCTCCTGTTCCTCGCGAATATCGACCCGAAGATCCAGCTCGATGTCGCGAAGCAGTGTAAGAATAGCAAACTGATCATTCTGGATACCATGAATTACTGGATAAAAAGCACCCCCGATGCGCTCAAAGAAGCGATGAAGAATGTGGACGGGGTGATTATCAACGAGGGTGAGGCAGAGCTCCTATCCGGCGGCGAGAAAAATATGATCAAGGCCGCGGAGGCTCTGTTCATGCCGAACTTTAAGATAATGATACTCAAGAAAGGGTCGCACGGGGTAATGATTTTCGGGAGGGACTTCCTGGTCACGCTTCCGGCGTTCCCGGTAAAGGATGTGATCGACCCCACCGGCGCCGGCGACTCGTTCGCGGGTGCGTTTGTGAGCTATATCGATTCAAATAACCTGTATGATTTTGATAGAGACGGGATAAAACGCGCCGCGGCCTATGCAACCATTGTCGCGTCGTACTCCGTCCAGGGTTTCGGGGTCGATGGGATCGATGTGATCTCTCCCATGGATATCGACCACAGGCTGAAAGAGTTTCAGTCTATTGCCAGTTTTTAA
- the greA gene encoding transcription elongation factor GreA, protein MAQQTVKQKDDILLEIEEKLKEEKWTRATVESYTVRNFVELDSYIRLAIDDLFKDELRQLCKDYIKSSQNSIVGLYVIGVLSLEESSIDDTHIPQIIKLFIENKKYKIAEFLAEKILSYRENKFALKTLESIYEEQNDHDELFNVKKRLVLIDSKDAANAKFLGEFYEKEGDKDMAMFYYRLAIERFIKSRSVKMVEELWNRIIKLFPDDMNLLIGIARKIREVMGDIKVADMAFSDIVKPQMRDNKFQNALTVLKLIIDFKSDDKSIRKAVEECYRNLYAEHSQLDKYLKASAIGQTWKPHREAMRNFETHIAFDTGRYVSHKTWGIGLVKDIQNEMVTIDFEKKKDHNMSLQIALRALTVLDNEHINIWKKFRHDELKGMMTSEPLKVLTVILKSYDGSIASKDVKTILVPDVLTEREWLRWWAGAKAEIEQSNNVVHSLTVKGSLELRETDETVTDELIRKFKKTTNFENKVKVFIDFVVRGGDINVPGAAALVSYFNETINASSESPERKLISHLVLKFAIVESHKDSDIDVSILFGIKNIVGLYETIEQETKRAFLDIIRNKLKDWEDRYADFILQSSITKMHNFIFKELVTYEKYDILNRIVMTAMNNYQEKTELFAWVARILIDDEYPSLKEHVGIKDSEIIYRLLSLIDILSNEVEAKTNVGMNKKVIGQIYDILWKRKALDNYIIIADETQSNAILSLIYSANNMLDSLRKEYIDKILAKYPHLEQAAGQEKVMIRHPFMVTRLSYEAKKRELQRIMNEEIPQNSAAIGEAMEKGDLRENAEYKAALEKQDQLKAAASKLEAELTQAKIIEKDKVDTSIVDAGTRVKLQTEDGSTEEYQILGQWEVDFENGIISYHSPLGRALLDKKVGKDVNFEFNGQMKKYTILSIKMADFE, encoded by the coding sequence ATGGCACAGCAGACGGTAAAACAAAAGGACGACATACTTTTAGAGATTGAAGAAAAGTTAAAAGAGGAAAAGTGGACACGGGCTACTGTAGAGAGCTACACAGTCCGTAACTTTGTCGAATTGGACAGCTATATCCGTCTGGCTATAGACGACCTGTTCAAGGACGAACTCCGCCAGTTGTGCAAGGACTATATCAAAAGCTCGCAGAACAGTATAGTGGGGCTTTATGTCATCGGAGTCCTGTCGCTCGAAGAATCTTCGATCGACGATACGCATATCCCCCAGATTATCAAGCTCTTCATAGAGAATAAGAAGTATAAAATAGCCGAGTTCCTCGCGGAGAAGATACTTTCCTACCGTGAGAACAAGTTCGCGCTCAAGACGCTCGAGTCCATCTACGAGGAACAGAACGACCATGACGAATTGTTCAATGTGAAGAAGCGTCTGGTACTGATCGACAGTAAGGACGCGGCGAACGCCAAGTTTCTCGGCGAGTTCTACGAGAAGGAAGGCGATAAGGATATGGCGATGTTCTACTACCGTCTCGCGATCGAACGGTTCATCAAGAGCCGAAGCGTCAAGATGGTAGAAGAACTGTGGAACCGTATCATCAAGCTCTTCCCCGATGATATGAATCTCCTCATCGGCATCGCGCGTAAAATCCGCGAGGTCATGGGCGATATCAAGGTCGCCGATATGGCGTTCTCGGATATAGTGAAGCCCCAGATGCGCGATAATAAGTTCCAGAACGCGCTCACGGTGCTCAAGCTGATTATCGACTTCAAGTCGGACGACAAATCGATCCGCAAGGCTGTCGAGGAATGCTACCGGAACCTGTACGCCGAGCACAGCCAGCTCGATAAATATCTCAAAGCGTCCGCCATCGGGCAGACATGGAAGCCCCATCGCGAGGCGATGCGGAACTTCGAGACCCATATCGCGTTCGACACCGGCCGTTACGTCTCCCATAAAACATGGGGAATCGGCCTTGTCAAGGATATCCAGAACGAGATGGTGACCATCGATTTTGAAAAAAAGAAAGATCATAATATGTCTCTCCAGATCGCCCTCAGGGCGCTCACGGTGCTCGATAACGAGCATATCAATATATGGAAGAAGTTCCGCCATGACGAGCTCAAGGGGATGATGACATCCGAGCCTCTCAAGGTGCTTACCGTTATCCTGAAGAGTTATGACGGGTCGATCGCGTCGAAGGACGTCAAGACCATACTGGTGCCCGATGTACTGACCGAGAGGGAATGGCTGAGATGGTGGGCCGGCGCGAAGGCGGAGATCGAACAGAGCAATAATGTCGTGCATAGCCTGACAGTCAAAGGTTCGCTCGAACTGCGCGAGACCGACGAGACGGTTACGGATGAGCTGATCCGCAAGTTTAAGAAAACGACTAACTTTGAGAATAAAGTTAAGGTGTTCATCGATTTTGTGGTACGCGGCGGGGATATCAATGTTCCCGGGGCGGCCGCGCTGGTATCGTATTTTAACGAGACCATCAACGCATCGAGCGAATCTCCCGAACGGAAGCTGATTTCGCATCTCGTGCTGAAGTTCGCGATAGTCGAATCCCATAAGGACAGCGATATCGACGTATCGATCCTCTTCGGTATCAAGAATATCGTCGGCCTCTACGAGACTATCGAACAGGAAACCAAGCGGGCGTTTCTCGATATAATCAGAAATAAGCTGAAAGATTGGGAAGACCGATACGCCGATTTTATACTCCAATCCAGTATTACGAAGATGCACAACTTCATCTTCAAGGAACTGGTGACCTACGAGAAATATGATATCCTGAACCGTATCGTGATGACCGCGATGAACAACTATCAGGAAAAGACGGAACTGTTCGCGTGGGTCGCGAGGATACTGATCGACGACGAATACCCGTCCCTGAAGGAACACGTCGGGATCAAGGATAGCGAAATAATCTATCGTCTGCTGTCGCTGATCGATATACTCAGTAACGAGGTCGAGGCGAAGACGAATGTCGGGATGAACAAGAAGGTCATCGGACAGATATATGATATATTATGGAAGAGAAAGGCGCTGGATAATTATATCATTATCGCCGACGAGACCCAGTCCAACGCGATACTGTCGCTGATTTATTCCGCGAACAACATGCTCGACTCTCTCAGGAAGGAATATATCGACAAGATACTCGCGAAATACCCGCATCTCGAACAGGCCGCCGGACAGGAAAAGGTGATGATACGTCACCCGTTCATGGTCACCCGGTTATCCTACGAGGCGAAGAAACGCGAGCTCCAGCGCATTATGAACGAGGAGATACCGCAGAACAGCGCGGCTATCGGCGAGGCGATGGAGAAGGGCGATTTACGCGAGAACGCGGAATACAAGGCCGCGCTCGAGAAACAGGACCAGCTCAAAGCCGCCGCGTCCAAGCTCGAGGCCGAACTCACGCAGGCGAAGATAATCGAGAAAGACAAAGTCGATACATCGATAGTGGACGCCGGTACGCGTGTCAAACTCCAGACGGAGGACGGCAGTACCGAGGAATACCAGATACTCGGGCAATGGGAAGTCGATTTCGAGAACGGGATTATCTCGTACCATTCCCCGCTGGGGCGCGCCCTTTTGGATAAAAAGGTCGGAAAGGACGTCAACTTCGAGTTTAACGGACAGATGAAAAAGTACACCATCCTCTCTATAAAGATGGCGGATTTCGAATAG